A single region of the Leptothrix cholodnii SP-6 genome encodes:
- a CDS encoding formate dehydrogenase beta subunit, which translates to MKAIQVYVPRDSAALAVGADEVADAIVAQAAARGAQVELIRNGSRGLFWLEPLVEVMTAAGRVAYGPVAVEDVAGLFDAGFLSGGAHPLGHGVTAEIPYLARQQRLTCVRMGVTDPLSLTDYATHGGWAGLRQALQMPADGIWQTVLDSGLRGRGGAAFPAGIKWRTVAQAQADQKYVVCNADEGDSGTFADRMVLEDDPYLLIEGMTIAALACGATRGYVYVRSEYPLAVQVFGEAIERARTAGYLGDNILGSGHAFELEVRMGAGSYVCGEETAMLESLEGKRGIVRAKPPIPALSGLFGQPTVINNVLTFAAAPWILSHGAQAYKDHGRGRSTGTLPFQLAGNIARGGLVELAFGVTLRELVFDWGGGSASGRPVKAVQVGGPLGTYLPESQWDIPLDYEAYAAVGAVVGHGGLVVHDDTADLSKLARYAMAFCAIESCGKCTPCRIGSTRGVEVIDRIVTNHHQPAVREQQVKLLRDLCDTMVSGSLCAMGGMTPYPVLSALNHFPADFGLAADQRSAA; encoded by the coding sequence ATGAAGGCGATCCAGGTCTACGTGCCGCGCGACAGCGCCGCACTCGCCGTCGGTGCCGACGAGGTGGCCGACGCGATCGTCGCCCAGGCCGCCGCACGCGGCGCGCAGGTCGAGCTGATCCGCAACGGCTCGCGCGGGCTGTTCTGGCTGGAACCGCTGGTCGAGGTGATGACGGCCGCCGGCCGGGTCGCCTACGGGCCGGTGGCGGTCGAGGATGTCGCGGGACTGTTCGACGCCGGGTTCCTGTCCGGCGGCGCGCACCCGCTGGGCCACGGCGTCACCGCCGAGATCCCCTACCTGGCGCGCCAGCAGCGCCTGACCTGCGTGCGCATGGGCGTGACCGATCCGCTGTCGCTCACCGATTACGCCACCCACGGCGGCTGGGCCGGGCTGCGCCAGGCGCTGCAGATGCCGGCCGACGGCATCTGGCAGACGGTGCTCGACTCCGGCCTGCGCGGGCGCGGTGGCGCGGCGTTTCCGGCCGGCATCAAGTGGCGCACGGTGGCGCAGGCCCAGGCCGATCAGAAGTACGTCGTCTGCAATGCCGACGAGGGCGACTCGGGCACCTTTGCCGACCGCATGGTGCTGGAGGACGACCCCTATCTGCTGATCGAAGGCATGACGATCGCCGCGCTCGCCTGCGGCGCCACGCGCGGTTATGTCTACGTGCGCAGCGAGTACCCGCTGGCGGTGCAGGTGTTCGGAGAGGCGATCGAGCGTGCCCGCACCGCCGGCTACCTGGGCGACAACATCCTCGGCAGCGGCCACGCCTTCGAGCTGGAAGTGCGCATGGGCGCGGGCAGCTACGTCTGCGGCGAAGAGACCGCGATGCTCGAAAGCCTGGAAGGCAAACGCGGCATCGTGCGCGCCAAGCCGCCGATCCCGGCGCTCAGCGGCCTGTTCGGCCAGCCGACGGTGATCAACAACGTGCTGACCTTCGCGGCCGCGCCGTGGATCCTGAGCCATGGCGCGCAGGCCTACAAGGACCACGGCCGCGGTCGCTCGACCGGCACGCTGCCGTTCCAGCTGGCCGGCAACATCGCCCGCGGCGGGCTGGTCGAGCTGGCCTTCGGCGTGACGCTGCGTGAACTGGTGTTCGACTGGGGCGGCGGCAGCGCCAGCGGCCGGCCGGTCAAGGCGGTGCAGGTGGGCGGGCCTCTCGGCACCTATCTGCCCGAGTCGCAGTGGGACATCCCGCTCGATTACGAGGCCTACGCCGCAGTGGGCGCAGTCGTCGGCCACGGCGGGCTGGTGGTGCATGACGACACGGCGGATCTGTCGAAACTGGCGCGCTACGCGATGGCGTTCTGCGCCATCGAGAGCTGCGGCAAGTGCACGCCGTGCCGGATCGGCTCGACGCGTGGTGTCGAGGTGATCGACCGCATCGTCACCAATCACCATCAACCGGCGGTGCGCGAGCAGCAGGTCAAGCTGCTGCGCGACCTCTGCGACACGATGGTCAGCGGCAGCCTGTGCGCGATGGGCGGCATGACGCCGTACCCGGTGCTGTCGGCGCTGAATCATTTCCCGGCCGATTTCGGCCTCGCCGCCGATCAGCGGTCGGCGGCGTGA
- a CDS encoding formate dehydrogenase subunit gamma yields the protein MNRPQDADAALATVRAVIAERAHLAGALLPILHGVQDAIGHIPSEAVPEIARALNLSRAEVHGVITYYHHFRAEPAGRHVLQVCRAESCQARGGEALLAQARERLGCSADVHRSADGAWSVEPVYCLGLCASSPAIQIDERQHARVTATRLDALLDATEARDAASAMAQEATA from the coding sequence ATGAACCGACCCCAAGATGCCGACGCGGCGCTCGCCACCGTGCGCGCCGTGATCGCCGAGCGCGCCCACCTGGCCGGCGCGCTGCTGCCGATCCTGCACGGCGTGCAGGACGCCATCGGCCACATCCCGAGCGAGGCGGTGCCCGAGATCGCCCGCGCGCTCAACCTGTCGCGCGCCGAGGTGCACGGCGTGATCACCTACTACCACCACTTCCGCGCCGAGCCGGCCGGTCGCCACGTGCTGCAGGTCTGCCGGGCCGAGTCGTGCCAGGCGCGTGGCGGCGAGGCGCTGCTGGCGCAGGCGCGCGAGCGGCTGGGCTGCAGCGCCGACGTGCACCGCTCGGCCGACGGCGCCTGGAGCGTCGAGCCGGTCTATTGCCTGGGCCTGTGCGCGTCGTCGCCGGCGATCCAGATCGACGAGCGTCAGCACGCTCGCGTGACCGCCACCCGGCTCGATGCGCTGCTCGACGCTACCGAGGCGCGTGATGCCGCCTCGGCCATGGCGCAGGAGGCCACGGCATGA
- a CDS encoding LysR substrate-binding domain-containing protein gives MNLLDAMRYLAALEQHRHFGRAALACHITQPALSNALRALESELGTSIVRRGRQYEGLTPEGERVLASARRMLHEQELLRQDLASSAGQPQGVLTLGAVPTAVPVAAQFAVWLRRNHPGLRVVLRGLSSPAIEAGLENLAVDLALGYTGRPDAQARSLQIRPQYEEHYFAVRREPPADEPVPAPAAGLSLGAPLRWADLAHQPLLLLTPEMHNRSIIDAAFESAAVAPPAAIETDSVLALITAVQTGPFSAVLPGALLRTLAPQAPVTVHPLVEPELRTPIGFMSLGSSRPSRALEAAQALAASVEWLAHLKTQTGAWPA, from the coding sequence ATGAACCTGCTCGACGCGATGCGCTACCTCGCTGCCCTGGAGCAGCACCGCCACTTCGGCCGCGCCGCGCTGGCCTGCCACATCACGCAGCCGGCGCTGTCGAACGCGCTGCGTGCGCTCGAGTCCGAACTCGGCACCTCGATCGTGCGGCGCGGCCGCCAGTACGAAGGCCTGACGCCCGAAGGCGAACGCGTGCTCGCCAGCGCGCGGCGCATGCTGCACGAGCAGGAACTGCTGCGCCAGGACTTGGCCAGCAGCGCCGGCCAGCCCCAGGGCGTGTTGACGCTGGGCGCCGTGCCGACTGCCGTGCCGGTGGCGGCGCAGTTCGCGGTCTGGCTGCGGCGAAACCATCCGGGCCTGCGCGTGGTGCTGCGCGGGCTCAGCTCGCCGGCCATCGAGGCCGGGCTGGAGAACCTGGCGGTCGACCTGGCGCTGGGCTACACCGGCCGCCCCGACGCGCAGGCGCGCTCGCTGCAGATCCGGCCGCAGTACGAGGAACACTATTTCGCCGTGCGGCGCGAGCCGCCGGCCGACGAGCCGGTGCCCGCACCCGCCGCCGGCCTGAGCCTGGGCGCGCCGCTGCGCTGGGCCGACCTGGCGCACCAGCCGCTGCTGCTGCTGACGCCCGAGATGCACAACCGCTCGATCATCGACGCGGCGTTCGAGAGCGCCGCGGTGGCACCGCCCGCCGCCATCGAGACCGACTCGGTGCTGGCCCTGATCACCGCCGTGCAGACCGGCCCGTTCAGCGCCGTGCTGCCCGGCGCGCTGCTGCGCACGCTGGCCCCGCAGGCGCCGGTGACGGTGCACCCGCTGGTCGAGCCCGAACTGCGCACGCCGATCGGGTTCATGAGCCTGGGCAGCAGCCGGCCGTCGCGCGCGCTGGAGGCCGCGCAGGCGCTGGCCGCGTCGGTCGAATGGCTCGCCCATCTGAAGACCCAGACCGGCGCCTGGCCGGCTTGA
- the apbC gene encoding iron-sulfur cluster carrier protein ApbC — protein sequence MSITDSAVRAAIQTVVDPNTGRDFISGKQVRNLSVDGADVAFDVELGYPARSQLAGLRKQLIEAVRAALPGVGNVSVNLSSRITAHAVQRGVQLLPGVKNIVAVASGKGGVGKSTTAVNLALALAAEGAKVGVLDADIYGPSQPMMLGVTGRPESADGKTMEPMVGHGIEVMSIGFLVDPDQAMIWRGPMATQALEQLLRQTNWHDLDYLIVDMPPGTGDIQLTLSQKVPVTGALIVTTPQDIALLDARKGLTMFEKVSVPILGIVENMAVYVCENCGHAEHIFGADGGRKLAQEQGIAYLGALPLNRSIREQADTGCPSVVAEPDGEIAGLYKALARQVAVKIADAAKDYSTKFPTITVSKNT from the coding sequence ATGTCCATCACCGACAGCGCCGTCCGCGCCGCGATCCAGACCGTCGTCGACCCCAACACCGGCCGCGATTTCATCAGCGGCAAACAAGTCCGCAACCTGTCGGTCGATGGTGCCGACGTGGCGTTCGACGTCGAGCTCGGCTACCCCGCCAGGAGCCAGCTCGCCGGTCTGCGCAAGCAGCTGATCGAGGCCGTGCGTGCGGCGCTGCCGGGCGTGGGCAACGTCAGCGTCAACCTCAGCAGCCGCATCACGGCGCATGCCGTGCAGCGCGGCGTGCAGCTGCTGCCGGGCGTGAAGAACATCGTCGCGGTGGCTTCGGGCAAGGGCGGCGTGGGCAAGAGCACCACCGCCGTCAACCTGGCGCTGGCGCTGGCGGCCGAAGGCGCCAAGGTGGGTGTGCTCGATGCCGACATCTACGGCCCGAGCCAGCCGATGATGCTGGGCGTCACCGGCCGGCCCGAAAGCGCCGACGGCAAGACCATGGAGCCGATGGTCGGCCACGGCATCGAGGTGATGTCGATCGGCTTCCTGGTCGACCCCGACCAGGCCATGATCTGGCGCGGCCCGATGGCCACCCAGGCGCTCGAACAGCTGCTGCGCCAGACCAACTGGCACGACCTCGACTACCTGATCGTCGACATGCCCCCGGGCACCGGCGACATCCAGCTGACGCTGTCGCAGAAGGTGCCCGTCACCGGCGCGCTGATCGTCACCACGCCGCAGGACATCGCCCTGCTCGACGCCCGCAAGGGCCTGACGATGTTCGAGAAGGTCAGCGTGCCGATCCTGGGCATCGTCGAGAACATGGCGGTCTACGTCTGCGAGAACTGCGGCCACGCCGAGCACATCTTCGGCGCCGACGGCGGCAGGAAGCTGGCCCAGGAGCAAGGCATTGCCTACCTGGGCGCGCTGCCGCTCAACCGCAGCATCCGCGAGCAGGCCGACACCGGCTGCCCGAGCGTGGTGGCCGAACCCGACGGCGAGATCGCCGGCCTCTACAAGGCGCTGGCGCGCCAGGTGGCGGTCAAGATCGCCGACGCGGCCAAGGACTACTCGACCAAGTTCCCGACCATCACGGTCAGCAAAAACACCTGA